caccaggaggagacccagcCGGATCTCCCAGAGGTATGAAGGAGCTCTGCTCTGGTCCTAGAGGGTTAGAGGATGAACGGATAACATGAACCGCTGAGCTGGTATCTGCGCTGCTGGGTGAGCTCATGATGATCTGAAACGACTAGCTGGTTGTGTTGAACAGGAACGGTTGTTGTCCGAGACTGTACGGTGGATTCTGGAACGCGCTGTGGGCCCTGTGAGACGGGGACTTTCATGAACCGACCAAACGGGATGACCAAGTGTTTCTCGTGCACTTCCTGTGATCCGGGTACGCCACCGCCACCTAAACACACACCGAACACAGCAGTGGGTGGAAACCAACACGCTCTGGTTGTATGTTGTAGGTTTGGGTCTGCTCACCCGGCAGAGGTGCTCAGCAACATCTGACTCGGTTTGTGGTGTTTTAGACGGGTTTTTCTGCAGAACCCGGTCAGAAACAGGATGTAGTTTGGCAGAGAAACATTCAGCCTGTCAACACGGACAGAGAATTAAACAACCAGGTGAGACAGCGGAAGTCAGAGTGATTTAGAGTCTGCTGCTGTTGGATTTAAGAGGAGAGCTTCTCGTTTCTCTGCAGGAACCAGCAGAAACGACACGGTGTGTGAAGACTGTCCGGGTGGCTCCTTCTCTCCAGACGGTGTGAGCTGCTCCCCGTGGACGAGGTAGGTCCCAGAAACCAGACGGTTCAGATCAGAGATCCATttcattttattacatttttactttaaACAGATCTCTCAGACAGAACcatcttgtttttcttcttctacttcctgttttattttgaaagtaatATCTGGTTTCCTGCTTCCATAATCAGCTCATCTAGTTTTCTCTGGTTTTTAATCCCTCTCCTGAGTTTTTACTCAGGAGAGGGAAGTTTTTCgctccacttcctgcttcctgtaaGTAGGAACGTTGTTATGAAAGTTCTTCTTTTCTCACTCTGTCACAATCAGCTTTTAGATCAAACTTTATCCAGAAAGTTCAGATCGTCCTTCATTTGTGTTTATTTAAtcaaaattaattaatttttatCTTTTTATGACTCTTAAAATAATTGAACTTTATTTTCAGAATAGTTTTTATTCACTCTTTTTTCTTTGTTGCACAATTTCCCTGTAAAGCTGTGAGGAGGTCAGTTTTAAAGCCTGCGTCCGGCTGCTGGGGAGGAAAACTTCAGGGACAAATGTAATTAACAGTCATGAATATAAGGTaaatattagggctgggacttgattaaaaattttaatctaattaattacaggctttgtaattaattaatctaaattaatcacattttaatcgttcaggaaaatgtgctctcaaagtacaacttttaattaaaattatagagaatcaaacattagacatggttattactgtaaactaaagcttttaataaaaaaatgtattttaattaatcaaatgtcactgtgtgatatgaaacaaaacccaaatcaactaaaatttataattacaatacaaatagaaaacgcctgcaaagggttcctgagcctttaaatagtctctctgtctagatgaatgactgaaataaatttgactttgcaccagattctaatttttccactttcacttgtttgtataattgggagtttttattagcatttctactcataatgtagtaaaaacacataaatagtaatccttcaaaatgacagtagaacaggcacaaatatgatctaggacttaaatgtactaacttttaacaccagagcaggcgtggcatattctgataatgatcaggaacactaactggttccagttggatgactggaggatgatgggaagataaaagatcatggcgaggaaataatgatctgacgaacaggtgagcggaccttccttacatgggaagtcctgatgtcacgttaagaaggggatgctgcagacccgcagattcacacctgcagcagcgaatctggtgtgatctccagcctgaacacaacttcctcgttcctcgctgcccctgatgcacttaagcatccgccccttagctgatgacagcttcaacacacctcgctgcttaatgatagtaatgcatgtgatgtttagacagtgactcgtctcagaaacgtataactccccgacagaattgtttagaaaatcatcagaaaagtttcagagtgtttctgttttaacttaaacttctgttttcaactttaagacgcgTTGCttatgattgtttacagagtagagagaacacggagcgttctcccagcggcagccaggtgcctctcgtttgtctgactactttcataaactactgttagggcacagaattattctgtctggtgctttcagcgctgcacagatgttacgtaaatgttaaaaatatagcttcccGCTATatatgccaccgggcagccgaagCAGAGACGACCccggaaaaatgtccgcgacacggactccgttgttgtctggaagttattttttccaagttaagaaaagaggcggacgtgtttcctaaatcctgcatcagtccaagcaaggcaacttctttctgtttttatatatcgttagtagccattagcactgtgcattgttgtgtgcgtcagtgatattcagtctacgaggaagtcgtgcaatgacaaaggttccgccgtgcttgaaatgcaagctgcgattaaatgcgttaattttttaacgcgttatttttttctaattaattaatcgtaattaacgcgttaaagtcccagccctaataaatatatatatatataaggtcaACTCTATAAAATTGTATAAACTgctaattaaattaaaaataaaaactcggTGATGTTCAGGAGTTTTTATTAGTATTAAAGCTGtaattatgtctctaaaagtaaaATAATTTAGACACTGGGGTTAAAATGAAACTGTTGTCATGGTAACGCTGGTGAGCttcagtctgaactgtagtttttcACCTGAAATTTGAGATTAtaataacatttaaaatgttaaacTAAATAATATTTAGTTACATGAACTTATTTTGTTTAAAAGACTCAAACTTCTTTTTTGATCCGAGGAAAACAAACAGGTGAAGCTTACCTGAGAGTtagctgctgccctctgctggacgaCGGAGGAGCTGCAGGAGCGTGTGCAGCGGCTGTAGTAAAGCAGAAGAGCACATGACGTTTATCTAAATGTAAACGTGTGAGTTAAAATCCCTCAGAGGAAATGTCAAGAATATAAGAGTAAAAACATCTTTTATATATTTAAGTTCTTAGAGAGCGACATAAagctataaaagaataaaaacgcCCTAACTGCACCTTTAGATGTGGTACTGTATGAAATTCCCCTTTTTGTCAGCCTTCTGGAGTTCATCTTCCCAAATCTGGGATTAATAAGGTAAATCTCATCCCTCCTGGGGGCGGGGCTTCAGCGACTCCTAGCTTGTTATGAAGGATCTTTGATCCTGAGCGGCTGCAGCATCCCTGAGCTGATCTTACTTTGCTGTGGGAGCTTTATCCGAGACGTCTGCCTGGACCTCTGCTGCCGTCCCACACGCTAGAGGACACTCTTCTGCATCAGCAGCTTTTGACGTGTGCTGCAGGAGCGATGGGGCAGCAGCTGCTTCTGTTGGTCGTCCATGGTGGGAAAGATCCCAGCAACAGTCCAGCGGGGATGGTCTATTTAGCATCAGTGAGATTAGCATGAATAAAACGCTCCTGATGACCTCACAGGAGGCTCCTCCTCCTGAAACAGCCTGATGACATCGGCTTCCTGCTGCTGCAGACTGGTGTGTTTTTGTGGCTGCGCTGCGTCACATAAAGTCACCCTTAACGTGacggtgtgtgtgttttcctgccGATAGGGGCAGTGATGCCTAAATTGTTgtgagcaagctgtatttttgtgttggagggaCCAGGTTGTAAGGTTGTCCAAAAGCCCTGGGCAGTGCAACCTTCAGCAGAATGACaagtacatcagactccctttcatcagtggcaacgaGTGAAGGGGTGAACGTGTAAAACAACCTTTGTGAACGGTGAAAGTTTAGTAACCacaagttacaaatcagtaaatgcattttgtcctcaagggctcctgtagaaggaatcgTGGCGCCGCGCTGAGACTCAGACCTGCTACCGTGtattttatggttgtatgttacgaagacaactgggcatcatttcattgattttcaacaacattttaatgaatatttgcCGAGATGAACGATAAGAAGTGCACATTTAATGGCCTgaatttgatacagcgccttctagagtcctggaaccccccaggcgctttacaacacagtcattcacaccctggtggggatgagctacgatgtagccacagctgccctggggcgcactgacagaggcgaggctgccaagggttaagtgtcttgcccaaggacacaacgacagcgacagactgagcgggactcgaacctgcaaccttccgattacggggcgagcgcttaactcctgtgccaccgtcgccccttaaTAAAAGAATCAGAATATTTATGCTGCTTAtatttgtttttatgtatttttataataaaaacctaaaactGTCCCTCCTGTTTCCTCACAGATGCTCAAAAGGCCAAATAAAGGTCAAAGATGGAAGTTCAACCAGCGACGTCGTCTGCAGCAACGCAGCAAGACATCGTTTTTGTCTTCTTCTGCCTCTAGCTCTACCTTTTCTAACCCTCTGTTGGTGTTTTCACTAAGGTTTGTACTTGATCAGTCGTGGACTTTTCAACACAAGTGTAGGGTTAATCTACACACTAGAATCAAAACTTGCTATTCGGTTTAGATTCTGAGAAGGACCAAGCAGATTAATCCATGAAGCTCAGATCATATCTAAACATCCTTGTatcatcgatctaagttcatgcaCCAACccgtttggtctatttttaatccaaagattaatgtttaataagataattaaatttaataacaaaagtttatctttgaatcagaagctagggatctttgcttttcaataaccagaaataattatacctttctgtgtttcatttcaataatgaggcaagtttaaaaatgaagaattttattactaacaatttttaaactaagatttgaacgacaattataaatgacaatttttaacagctttgatattaaacttgttttgaaagcaaacctgtggctggatgaaagctgAATGAaagtacgagtttggatgcgtgactgGAATTctcagatttctttcagagagaggaacgcgttctggctggaaatgatgttttgcagctaactgagttgtttacttagagaacagcatcaaacgtcatctgtcgaaagtgtctacctcacccggtTTCCagagacccccttttggatccgagatgtcaggtggagatgatttcctccgggcacgagggtggtagaaggacctcgatgcgaccaaatcagtcctgggttgtctccgtgggtcacacgactgatgaaactattggcgtctcaaagtccgtaactctgaaggagtttctcgtcttaactcagaaatcagtaACTTCTGGAAGGAgttttcgtcagctggttacagtttacgtttattcttagctgttCTTATCGGCgcgacagaacagcttggcagaggatcaGGGCGGCCGGCCCGTCTCCTcgatggtgttggttcaagaactggcgtGAAAGCTGTTGCAGGTTGGTTTACAAAGACCTCAGAACACTCCCACTCTCAGCGAGAAggctttggtcatgcgtcaaaaactgatggcagttaccctttaccctggataaactctgtgttagatggataagatggagctgaccttctgatttgctggaacacacattactgatcatcaaccatagtaatcattattatacccaaagcataataagtcatttcagtaattaaaatacatttatactcaaccaagtgattatttatgatgattataataaacagtaataaaatcaaagagtttattaatattatttaattattatcgtgaacttgaagtgtcctgggACGGAGCAGCAGCAGATATGTTCTTCAGACATCAtgactcctgggttaatctgtggacgtAAAAGTTACagcctgacccagcttgacccagctgggtaaatgtgacctttgccactaaTTAGAGAACCTTGATGACGCTACAAGACCCCCCTTTGTCAATGGCAGGTGGTCGCAGAGAACCACCTGTCGTTGGCAAAGGGCAGATTCATAACCACGTCTGTGTTCATCTGTGCCACCCAGGACGTTCTAACCAAGGACCCGACTCTCCTGAAGAAGAATGAAGAAACTAAACGAGATCACCAGGAATCGGAGACTTGAAGAGAAAAAGACGTAACCTCCATCGTGGGAGAAGCGACGACGAGCTGAGAGTCTAAAGACCAAAGCTGAGAGAACCGCCGAAGTTTCTGCTGCCTATTAGACGTAGTTATTATATTCATGAACAAACCAGTG
The sequence above is a segment of the Nothobranchius furzeri strain GRZ-AD chromosome 15, NfurGRZ-RIMD1, whole genome shotgun sequence genome. Coding sequences within it:
- the LOC107391524 gene encoding tumor necrosis factor receptor superfamily member 14, producing MRRFEVVRTKHDPCESSVCSIMIYLLLLVLVFAGPASCCGAQEYRTSLGQCCPECHEGTVVVRDCTVDSGTRCGPCETGTFMNRPNGMTKCFSCTSCDPGLGLLTRQRCSATSDSVCGVLDGFFCRTRSETGCSLAEKHSACQHGQRIKQPGTSRNDTVCEDCPGGSFSPDGVSCSPWTRCSKGQIKVKDGSSTSDVVCSNAARHRFCLLLPLALPFLTLCWCFH